The Manduca sexta isolate Smith_Timp_Sample1 chromosome 1, JHU_Msex_v1.0, whole genome shotgun sequence sequence TCCTAactaaaaatcatccatgattTAAAGAGCTGTAGGTAACTTGGAAACGCTGACCGCTCGACTCCTgcaaggcaattcttgtgcactcgttctccacaccgaatgcacgcccatgcaagGGGAGACAATTGTCGCGGCCTTAaacacagttaagtgtatatgCCTCTTGATTGCCAAAATCACATTGAGATCTATCagggctcgcgaacatctcCCTTCTTTCTCCCCTGCGCCCATCCTAATATAGTTCCTTCTCCTTtgcccacacttccttcccagctatccctaTTCCCTTTGGGACTGTCGTGGTTGCTAAGCTGGGGCATCGGTTGTActccgttagcagggtacccttGATGATAACTTAACGGTGGCTCTCACAAGAAACGTCACCGGCATCTTACATCTCTAAGTAATCGCAAACTTCCAATAAGAATCTACTCTGGTGTTCATACaggataatgtaaaaaaatgcatCTAAAAGGTTTTCATTAGCTAAAGCATAAGTAAAGAATAAAACCGAAAATTGCGAGTCTACTCTCGTATGGAGTGTTCCGTACACGTACACTTGATTTATACGTGCATCACGCTGCCCTTGTCCAAAGATAGATAGAGATTTAACACACGGATTTCATCATATTTAGCTGATGGTAGGCTATTCTATATACGGCCGGAtagcaaccgtacacaaggtgttaaaacccatagtggcccacgtatgtcccgttccggatcagcctgtgtatatccggctccaacagccataattgtgtcgactgaggagtaatcatctctcgtcaatggatcccactccacttaccattaggtgaaaACGAAGTTTATGTTACGcgctataaaatatgaaacggGCGCGTTTCCATTATCAGGAATAATTCTAAGACTTCAAGCTCCGAGGGGCCAGTAATGAAcagaaacccaatatcaatttacCAAGATCTGGAAATCGAATTCATGACCTCATCACGGCAGACGTACCGCAATACGCCTACTATGCCACCGAAGCTGATAAACTTAAGATATTGAACCCTAAAAACGAGTGTAAAACATTATGAAACCATTACATCATCATTGCAAAACTTATTATCGAAAAATCACGTATTAATCTCTTCTAatgattgataaaaaatatattgtttaaatcaCGTTCGTATTTCAATAAAAGCAGACAACTCATTCATAATTCGAACGGAGCATAGACAATTGAAACCATAGAGTATACTATAATGCGAACGTACAGCCTTGTGCTGGTGCTGGCCGCTTTCGGCCTGGCTTTGGCTGAAGACACCCAATCGGATATAGATGAGACTTCCAGTGAGGAAATTGTAGAAGAAAAACCTGTTTTGGCCATACCTaaagaaaaaactattattgttGATACTAAATATGGAAAAGTTGAAGGTGGATTATCGTTCAGCGGACTTTATTATGAGTTTATGGGAATAAAATATGCTGTCCCCGTGGATTTTAAGGTAAGAGacaattaatagttttttaaaagtttattttatgttgatgtGCCTTGTATCAGCTctcttacaaaaaaatatcaatgttttcGACTGTGCCCGCAATATATTTACTGTTAGGTACTGCcttgttaatctatactaatattataacgagaaaaagtttgtgagttcgttcgtttgtaggggctaatcacCTGAATGGCTgaatagattttgaaaattctttcactaatatcaaactacattactcttgagtactACATACTACAGtatgatataaataagtactcaactagcttttgctcacggtttcgcccgcgtaaagttttccgggataaaaagtcccgctatatatttccccgtatagaaagtagcctataaccttcccagggtacTAAACTAcatccatacaaaattttataaaaatccgtttagtacaTTTTGAGTACATCGATAACATAAAGACAGGCAGAAAAGgtgactttcttttataatatgtatagatctCCAAtgtcaggatgacgagcgctgTACAAATTCGTTTGTTACTGTTTATTGGTTCATATCGTTTACCTTAAACAAATGGCATGCTCAtctcatcattaaaaaaaaataatgaaaaatctCTTTCCAGGCCCCCGAAGAACCACCATCGCACTCTGACGTATACAGAGCCGATATCCGCGCAGTATTATGCCCGCAATTTCCCTTCCACGACCCCCTAACCGCTCCGAGTGACAACCCTGATTGCTTAGTCCTCAACGTTTACACCCCTACATCTATCAACGGGTCTCTTCCCGTCATGTTCTTCATTCACGGAGGCGGTTTTGGAGTCGGTTCAGGTTCCCCAGCATTTTACGGCCCGCAATACCTCCTTACACACGATGTTATCCTAGTTACTGTCAATTATAGGCTGAATGCTTACGGCTTCCTTAATCTACATACGAAAGAAGCTCCGGGTAACGCTGGTTTGAAAGATATCAGAGCAGCTTTGCGATGGGTCAGGGATAATATCAAGAATTTCGGCGGAGATCCTGATAATGTTACTATTTTTGGACACGGCACTGGCGGTACTGCTGCCATTTTGATGACAATGTCTGAGTCTACTAAAGGATTGTTTAAACGAGTGATATCAGAGAGCGGGTCGCTCTTTACACCACAGTCTTTTGATCCCAATCCAATTGACACTGCAATTCAAATAGCTAAATGTTTGGAAGTGAATACAGAAGACCCTGAAAAACTTTACGAAGTGTTTTCCGAAACgccaattattaaattagaagaGGCTATTATGAAGCAGATGAATTCTCGTTCGGTCTTCGTTCCGTCAGTAGAGACGGTCTTCGAAGACGAAGAACCCTTCCTAACAGACACTCCTTATAACATTCTGGTTCAGAATAAGTCGCATTGCGTGCCAATTTTAATAGGTCTTAATACTGTGGAAGGATTGACAAGCACTTTGGACTATTTTACGATAACAAGTCAATTAGACCGATTAGTGAACGAAGATTACTCTGTACTGGATCAGAGGAATCTAATAGTTCCTAAAGACGAGAAAGAAGATTTTAGGAATCTAATAAAAGACACTTATTTCGCTAACACGACAGAGGAGGCTTTGGTTGGTggacttattaattataatagtgatTTCTCTTTTGTTGGACCGATGGATATGTTCATTGATATGTACGCTAATATCTCAAGTCAGCCTGTCTTCTCTTATATCTTCAATCATATAGGAACAAGGAATTTAGGAAGGTTGCTAACTAATTCTAGTCTTCCAGCGACTTCGCATTATGATGAATTGTTTTATATCTTCGAATTGGAAAGGCTTCCATTGCCAATGGATGAGGAAGATGCTAGAATCGTCACGTTTATGACGATGCTGTGGACCAACTTTGCTAAATATGGGTAAGATatgttatttcataatatcagtcctgtattatatactgttccactgttgcacgggcctcctctactgagagggattagtctttagttcaccacgctgtaCTGAGGGCAGATTTCACacattcaaaattcctatagagaatttctcaggtatgcaggtttccttaagATGTTttcaaacacacctctgacttttctaatattatgtgtttatcgtttgtgaattatcgcttactttaacggttaaggaaaacatcgtgagaaaacccgcatacctaagaagttctctataagaattttgagggtatttgaAGTCTGCCTGCA is a genomic window containing:
- the LOC115449932 gene encoding juvenile hormone esterase, whose translation is MRTYSLVLVLAAFGLALAEDTQSDIDETSSEEIVEEKPVLAIPKEKTIIVDTKYGKVEGGLSFSGLYYEFMGIKYAVPVDFKAPEEPPSHSDVYRADIRAVLCPQFPFHDPLTAPSDNPDCLVLNVYTPTSINGSLPVMFFIHGGGFGVGSGSPAFYGPQYLLTHDVILVTVNYRLNAYGFLNLHTKEAPGNAGLKDIRAALRWVRDNIKNFGGDPDNVTIFGHGTGGTAAILMTMSESTKGLFKRVISESGSLFTPQSFDPNPIDTAIQIAKCLEVNTEDPEKLYEVFSETPIIKLEEAIMKQMNSRSVFVPSVETVFEDEEPFLTDTPYNILVQNKSHCVPILIGLNTVEGLTSTLDYFTITSQLDRLVNEDYSVLDQRNLIVPKDEKEDFRNLIKDTYFANTTEEALVGGLINYNSDFSFVGPMDMFIDMYANISSQPVFSYIFNHIGTRNLGRLLTNSSLPATSHYDELFYIFELERLPLPMDEEDARIVTFMTMLWTNFAKYGTPTIDSGTGEWLPYPHNLAIAIEPQYVTSLTPERAQFWRELYQKYGAEINNEI